From a single Candidatus Brevundimonas phytovorans genomic region:
- the dksA gene encoding RNA polymerase-binding protein DksA, with protein sequence MNALASVIEGDTVVYRPTDDEPFMNERQLAYFKAKLLAWKEDILRESKGTVVNLKAETENHPDIVDRASSESDRALELRTRDRQRKLISKIEDALRRIEDGSYGYCEDTGEPIGLGRLEARPTATLSVEAQERHERRERVHRDD encoded by the coding sequence TACGGTCGTGTACCGTCCTACCGACGACGAGCCGTTTATGAACGAGCGGCAGTTGGCCTATTTCAAGGCCAAGCTTCTGGCGTGGAAGGAAGACATCCTTCGCGAATCCAAAGGCACCGTGGTCAATCTGAAAGCCGAGACCGAGAACCATCCGGACATCGTGGACCGGGCCTCGTCGGAATCCGACCGAGCGCTTGAGCTGCGGACCCGCGACCGGCAACGCAAGCTGATCTCCAAGATCGAGGATGCGCTGCGCCGGATCGAGGATGGTTCCTACGGCTATTGCGAGGATACGGGCGAACCGATCGGCCTGGGCAGATTGGAAGCGCGGCCGACGGCGACGCTGTCGGTCGAAGCCCAGGAGCGGCATGAACGCCGCGAACGGGTTCATCGCGACGACTGA